The Octadecabacter arcticus 238 genomic sequence GGGTCCCTAAACCGTCCCGTCAGTGACGATGGTGGCACAGCGCAACTGCAAGATCTGCTTGAGGATCCGGATGCGGACGTCGAAAAGGAAGTTAGCGCACGTTTGGATTCCCGTGCCTTCTGGACCACACTGTCCTTCCATCTAAACCGGCTTTCAAAGAGGGAACAGGAAATCATCATAGAAATCTATGTGTCTGACACGCCAAAAACGCTGTATGAGTTGGGCGAACAGTTTTCCGTTTCCCATGAACGTATTCGCCAGATCCGCGAAGCCGCTCTTACCCGACTGCGTGCGTCGTTTGCGGATACTGCGGCCTCCAGACAGAGGCGTCGGACAACGGATTCGACGGATTCGAGGACTGGGAGGATCGATTCAAAGCTTCTGCCAAGTCGTTCGCACAGTCTTTCCAGGCTGGCGACAGCGTGCGTGTTCTGAGTTTCGTCTTCGACCGGCTGTACGTTCTGCGTAGTCAGCTTGTTCACGGCGGCTCAACCAGGAACAGCGGCGTCATCATCGTCACTCACGGCCCTGAGCTGTCGTTCGCCTCGTGGTCGAGCGCTGCGGTGCAGCTTCACCAGACCGGCCATTCGTCCATCTTGCAGCATTTTCGGCTGGTGAAGGTCGGGAGAGCGGACGGAGCTGCCCTTTAGCTTTCGTAATTGAAAGTCCGCTATGAACTATCGCTGTTTCGATGAAAGAGACTTTGATCAGGCATCTATATGCAAACAATCCGGGGCTTCACGGCAGCCTGAGACCTATATTCTGTCGAGATGTCACAGCCGATCTCACGTAGTCAGCTTCCGCGCCGCCAATAATGGCAACCAACAGACGGCAGATAACCGCCTGCATTTGCAAATTTAGGTTTCGGTTTGAACCCCTTCCCTCAATCGCAAAGCCGAGCGGCTCCCCCATATACAAGCCTTCGTGGATCGTCGGATTGCGCAGGGTTCTGTCGCAAATTTTGGTGGCGTTTGAGTGCGGGCATCGCCCGGACATAATTATGCTGCGAGCGCCGCAAACTGCTGAAACGCGGTGAGACCGTTGGCATGGAGCTGCCCCTTTCGGATCATGTGCGCAGTCTCGATTCCAGCCAAGGTCGCCTCGGCAGAATGGAAGGCCTTGAAGCCTAGCATCGGCCCCGTGATCCTCTTTACGAAGCGATGATCCTGTTCGATGATGTTGTTGAGGTATTTGACCTGCAGGATCTTGATCGTGTTGCCGGAGCCCATGAACTTCAGAATTACATTGACGCTTTCCAGACCCGCCAGATTGGCGCCGCTCTTGTCGATGACAACACGGTCAGGCACGCCGTTCGTGCCAATCGCGCGCTTGAAGAATCGACGGGCTGCTGCCTTGTTGCGACGCTCAGACAGCATGAAATCAAGGGTTTTCCCCGTGTTGTCGACAGCGCGGTAATAGTAGGTCCATTTGCCTTTAACCTTGATGTAGGTTTCATCCATACGCCAAGATTCTGCAGTCGGCTTCTTACGCGACTGCGCTTGTGTCGCCAGCAGCGGCGCAAACTTAACCACCCAACGGTTCAGTGTCCCATGATCAACATCAACGCCGCGTTCCTCCATGATCTCTTCAAGATCACGGTAGGAGACCTGGTAGCGGAGATAGAAAAAGATCGCGAAAAGGATCACGTCCTTCGGGAAGTGCGTACCCTTGGAATCGATCATTGCCCTACATCCCCGACCCGTTATGTTTGCCCAAAAAGCATTGCCCCATTACGAACAGACGGGAAAGCCCAAAAACTTTGCGACAGAACCCGATGGAGTACCTTCGAATCACTCAGGCCGAAGCCGCGTGAGTCTCAAAAGACCTCAACCTATACAGATAAAGTTAGCCCAACAATTGCTCCCGCGATTGTTCAAATAGACTGCTGAGCGCGATGTGGTTTGGGCCTAAGCCGACAATGCAGTACGGGTTAAGGAATTGCCGCCCTCCAAAGAGAGTTTTGTCGGTTAAGTTGAGGTTTGCCAGAGCGCAGACCGCATCCCATTCATCGGCGATCGTGACGATCTGTTGTTTGATGATTTGGGTGGCGTCTTCGTCCGTGAGGAGGAATTCTGGTGCTGCGGCAAGGCAACTGCTCAGTGTGCTCATCCGGTTGTCCCCCTTGATGAGCATCGCCTGTGTCGCTTCATTCCCTGTGCGACCTTGCGGGCAGATGTCATAAGCGGGGGATAGCGAGAGCATTTTGCCGTCCCAAAAGGCTGCATGATTGCGGGCATGATCGTCCGTATTGCCGCAGAGTACATTAAAGCAGATCCGGCCAAACAGTTCTCGCAGCGTCTCCTTGGGCTTGTTGAAGCGGTGACGAATGATCTCGGCTAAATCCTCATAGGAGGCATAGCGCGCCATCATCTCATCCAGCCCAAGGATTGTCAGCGCAGACACCATCGTTTTGCGATGCCAATCCTCACCTGTGCGGGTCCGGTCAAAGCGCTCGATCAATAGCACGTCTTTGCCGCCCGCCTCGATCATCGAGACGGAAGCGACGTCTAGGCCGCACGCAGTAGCCAACTTCATTGCGATGAATTCCGCTTTCACAACGCTATAGAGGTCTCCACTTGCCGAGAATTTGGCGATCAACTTGCGATCACCGCGATCGATAAGCGCTTTGGGCCGTGCGCCACCGATAGACGTGCCATGGTTGAGCGCTTGATCAAGGCCGGGTGGCAGCGGGACGCCTTTCTCAATGAGACTGGCTGCCTCGATGAGTTCCTCATATGTCGCTTCGGATTTCTGACGCGGCACATACTCTGTCGCCGATGCTTGGAAATCGAGGGCACCAATGCGGTCAGAGCCGGATGCAAGCAGGTAGGATATTTCTGTGATGTTGGCGACTTCGGCCTCACCAGCCTTTGCCCCCACCAAACGATTGATGATGACACGCCGACCCCAAGCATCCGGAGAACCGTCGCGAATGCAGCTGGCCATCGAAAGCCCAGCCGCAGGCTCAATAATACCTCGGCGAAGCGGGAGTTCCGGCTCATATATCGGTATTGCATCCTTACGGTCGAGGTAACTTGCGCCGTAGTTGAGGACGATACGGTCAGCATCTTGAGTGATGCGCCCTGCAACGACAGGGGCGGCGCTTTCCGGCAGCCAAATCCAGACAAATGCATCGGTGTGTTGAGCAAGTTTAGAAGTCATCGTTGACCTCCTGCTTGGATGCCCGGACGCTCTTTGGAAGAAGTGTTAGTTTTTCATCAAGGCGGGCATTGTGAATGGCCAGTTCGCTCTCATCGACATCAAACAGACGAACGCCGACAAGCGTCGCGACCTCGAAGACCGTGCCGATCTCGGGGCCAGGCTCTCCTTTTTCGATGTTGTACAGTGTCGTGCGGCTAATGTTTGCACGGTCCGCAAGGTCTTGCGCCGTCATGCCGCGTTCAGTGCGGCCGACGCGGATCAGTTTGCCGAAGACAGACAAAGCCTGCTTCGTAACCCGTGAGTAGCTTCTCTTGCGCTTCATGTCGCACCGCCATTGTCTAATTAGATGGACGTGAAGATCCTTACGTCCAATATATTGAACGAATACTGTTAATGAGGAGTTGAGTCAAGTTTCTGTCCAGTACTCTGAACGCAGTGACCCTTTACGTACATATAAATGGACGAAAGCGGTTCTTGGCGCATGTATAACGGCCAACCGACCCCATCAGAATTTGCGGGAGAGTACTGAGAACGAGACGTTTCGTTATCAGGTTTGGCGGAGGCAGGTTCTCTTGATTGAGACGTTGTCAGTCAAATTGGGGCTATTTCGCAAAAGTCATCACAGGCGTCACGTTCAAAGACGGAATTGAAGCCATCAACCCCAGCAAGATCGCCGCATGACCGACAAGTCTCAAACACCAGATTTGACAATAACTCAGGGGGCGGCTGCCCATGGAAATTGCGGCCCGCATGAAACTGTTATTGATCCCGCGCATTACGGCATAAAGCGGCAAAACCATGAACGGCAGCAGGATATGCGTCATCGCAATAATGGTGGTACTGTCGCAAAGTTTTTTCTTGAAGAATTTTGTTCTTCGCAGGCCTAAGTTTAGGCCTCTGGAATGCCAAATTATCTAAAATTCCTGCCACACAAGAGAAAATTTTCGGGAACTTGACGTCCAAATGTGTCAGGCGGAGAACAAAATTCTAGTTTTTTGATGCGTCGCCAAACTTTGCGACAGAACCAACGTAAGTCGTGGCGCAAGCTGCACCTTGGACTGGATCTCACAACTGGAGATATCGTTTGCTCCGATTTGACAAAAGACGACGTAGGCGACCCAACTGCTTTGCCCGAACTTCTCGATCAGATTGACGCTCCTGTTAGCCGCTTTTTGGCGGATGGCGCCTATGATGGCGATCCTACCAGCGATCTGCTTGTGGACCGTTTTGGTGAAGCTATAGAGATTGTAATTCCGCCTCCGATCACGGCCGTTCTCAGCCTCGATGCTGCCCGTGATCCAACGCCCCCCTCCGTGCCAATAAGCGTGAGACAATTGACTGGCTAAAGTTTACACTTGAGGGCGTAGGAGAACGAACCCATGGTTATGCCTTCACAATCACCACTTTCGCCAGATGCTGGATCTGGAGCCGTTTTGGCCCCAACGTCGCCTCCCCGCGTTGTTAATGCGCCGTTGGCTCCCACAGCGGAACTGACGAGCATCCCGAAGCGACGCAACTTCACAGCCAAATACAAACTGCGCATTCTGGATGAGACGGACCAAGTGGCAGACACTGGCGGGGTTTCCGCCATTCTACGGCGGGAGGGGCTTTATTCCTCTGCACTGACCGATTGGCGCCGTGCGCGGGCGGCCGGCACATTGGGTGCATTGCAGCCAATGCGCCGTGGCCCACAAAAGGCACCTGCCAATCCATTGCAAACTGAGCTGGCCAAGGCCAACCGTGAGGTGACAGCCTTGCGGCGCCGTCTGGATCAGGCGGAAGCCATCATTGCCATCCAAAAAAAAGTGGCGGGACTTCTGGACGAGATGGAGCAGACGCAAGAGCGCAGCGGCAAATCATGATGGCCGTCGCGATTGCATTGCCCACCGGCAGCGGCTTGACCTCGGCTGTCTGCGCCGCGCTATCATTATCGCGCGCGAGCGTTCTTCGACAGCGTGCGGCGCTGACGGCACCACCACGCACACGCCCACCGCGCGCAGCGTCTTCGCGGGCTCTACCGGAAAGGGAAAGAGACCAGGTATTGCACCACCTGCGCGAACCCCGCTTTGCGGATCAGACGCCCACAGAGGTCTTTGCCACCTTGCTGGATGAAGGCACCTATCTGTGTTCAATCCGCACGATGTATCGGATATTGGCCGCGCAGGGCGAAGTTGGCGAACGCCGCCGACAGCGCACACATCCCGTCTATCAAAAGCCTGAACTTCTAGCTGAAGCCCCCAATCAGGTCTGGTCTTGGGACATCACCAAGCTGATGGGCCCGGTGAAATGGTCCTACTTCTATCTCTATGTCATTCTCGACATCTTCAGCCGCCGCGTTGTTGGCTGGCGCGTCGAGCACGCGGAGAGCGCCAGCCAGTTCAAAGAGCTGTTCATCGACGCGATGGAAAAACACGAGGTTCCACGCGATCAGCTGACATTGCATGCAGATCGCGGTGGGCCCATGAAGGCAAAGACGACAGCCCTGATGCTGGTTGATCTTGGTGTGCTCAAGTCCCACAGTCGGCCCCACACCTCAAACGACAACCCGTTCTCCGAAGCCCACTTCAAAACACTGAAATATCAGCCAGAGTTCCCCAAGAACTTTGAAACCATCGAGCAGGCTCGCGCATTCTGCCGCAGGTTCTTTGCATGGTATAACCAAGACCATCATAACGCCGGGATTGGTCTGATGACGCCCGACCAAATCCATTTTGGGCAGGCCCAAGAAATCTACACCGCGCGACAAGCAACACTAGACGCGGCATTCCTCGCCACGCCCGAACGCTTCGTACACAAACCACCAAAACCGCCTCAAATCCCGACCGCCGTCTGGATCAACCCACCAAAACCAACCGAAGAAACCCAAGCCTAAAGTCCAAAAGCCACTGTCTCAAAGTCGTTGACACGTTCCGCCCCGAGATAAACACATCGCGGAGATTCGAGACAAAGGGCGCCTGGCATGGCAAGTTAGCAGCGGCTACAATCACCGGAGCCGCGGCGAAGCACAAATAGGCCGCTGGAAGATGGTCATCGGCCCCAAACTGAAAGCTCGGAACTTTCCAAACCAAAAAACTGAAGTCAGGATTGGGACAAACATTCTCAACAAAATGAACGGGCTCGGCCGTGCCAAGTACGAGGCTGTTGCATGACCTAAATTATGGGTAAGGGCAATCTCGGACTTCGCCATATCCATGCAACACGGCTGTCTATAGCGCTCCTGCGGGCATCCCGACTGCACTGAACAATAACCTTCGCACCGTCTTCAGCCAGCTCAATTTCATTTACACGTTGCCCCTTCAGGCGTAAAACATGTTGCGAGATGTCGATGGTCATATACCTGCCCTATGTAAAGTTGTCAGAAACCTAACATATCAACAGGTTACTTGATGGTCGGCATCTTTTCTTACTCAACAAAGCGGAGAAGAGCCGGAAGGCTTTGGCGAGAACGCCCTTGCCCGGAATGCGCAGGAGTTGTTGTTCGGACTAGGCAAAGAAAGCTGTGACCTTTGGCTGGCTCAACTTTTGACGCGCGGCATGGCGGACGTCGGCAGACTGGCCGTTGATGTTACGATCAACATCATAGAGCTTGCCAATCCGATCAAGCGCCTCGCGGGCGATCTCGGATTTGGTTGAGGTCCAAAAATCATGGAAATCGCGTCGCAGGTGCGCCCAACAGGCCGCTTCGCGCAAACGCGGTACACCATCGGGTTGAGGCTCGTAGAGCTTGGCATAGACCTTGTAACCATCCGCTTGCAGGATGCCGCGGGCATTGGCCAGATGGCTGAGAACATGCTCTTCCTTCCAGTTGGACGCAAATCGATAGACAGCACCGGGTGGTGCGACCCCCGCCCAAGGACGCTGGTCACGCACATAGGCCCAGATCCGGCCTTGCCTGACACCCTTGCCCAATCCTTTGTCGCGCAGGGAGCGATCCAGCACCCGGATCGGCGTGTCATCCACTGCCCGGCAGTAAATGTTTACATGCACGAGAGGGGGCATGCAGCAGATCGCTGCCCATGATGTCGGCCTCGATCCTCTCGATCAGAGGCAGGAGGGTATTCATGGCGCGGCCGCACCAACCGACAAGTGTGCTTTCAGGAATGTCCGCGCCCATGCGGGCAAAGATCTCGTGCTGGCGATAAAGGGGAAGGTGATCATCAAATTTGGAGACCAAAATGTGGGCCAGCAGGTTTGGTCCCGCCATACTGCCCGAGATCGGGCGGCTCGGTGCGGGCTCTTGCACCATCTTCTCACAGCGGCGACAGGATTTCTTGATGCGGGCGATCTGAATGACTTTCATCTGCGCCGCGATCATATCGAGCAATTCGCTGACATCCTCACCCACCACGCGCAGATCGCCACCACAGTCGGGACAGCATGTGCCAGGATCAAGCTCCCGCCGTTCACGCAAGGTCGCATCATACACACGCGGG encodes the following:
- a CDS encoding type II toxin-antitoxin system HipA family toxin — encoded protein: MTSKLAQHTDAFVWIWLPESAAPVVAGRITQDADRIVLNYGASYLDRKDAIPIYEPELPLRRGIIEPAAGLSMASCIRDGSPDAWGRRVIINRLVGAKAGEAEVANITEISYLLASGSDRIGALDFQASATEYVPRQKSEATYEELIEAASLIEKGVPLPPGLDQALNHGTSIGGARPKALIDRGDRKLIAKFSASGDLYSVVKAEFIAMKLATACGLDVASVSMIEAGGKDVLLIERFDRTRTGEDWHRKTMVSALTILGLDEMMARYASYEDLAEIIRHRFNKPKETLRELFGRICFNVLCGNTDDHARNHAAFWDGKMLSLSPAYDICPQGRTGNEATQAMLIKGDNRMSTLSSCLAAAPEFLLTDEDATQIIKQQIVTIADEWDAVCALANLNLTDKTLFGGRQFLNPYCIVGLGPNHIALSSLFEQSREQLLG
- a CDS encoding IS3 family transposase (programmed frameshift), producing MVMPSQSPLSPDAGSGAVLAPTSPPRVVNAPLAPTAELTSIPKRRNFTAKYKLRILDETDQVADTGGVSAILRREGLYSSALTDWRRARAAGTLGALQPMRRGPQKAPANPLQTELAKANREVTALRRRLDQAEAIIAIQKKVAGLLDEMGADARAQRQIMMAVAIALPTGSGLTSAVCAALSLSRASVLRQRAALTAPPRTRPPRAASSRALPERERDQVLHHLREPRFADQTPTEVFATLLDEGTYLCSIRTMYRILAAQGEVGERRRQRTHPVYQKPELLAEAPNQVWSWDITKLMGPVKWSYFYLYVILDIFSRRVVGWRVEHAESASQFKELFIDAMEKHEVPRDQLTLHADRGGPMKAKTTALMLVDLGVLKSHSRPHTSNDNPFSEAHFKTLKYQPEFPKNFETIEQARAFCRRFFAWYNQDHHNAGIGLMTPDQIHFGQAQEIYTARQATLDAAFLATPERFVHKPPKPPQIPTAVWINPPKPTEETQA
- a CDS encoding helix-turn-helix transcriptional regulator produces the protein MKRKRSYSRVTKQALSVFGKLIRVGRTERGMTAQDLADRANISRTTLYNIEKGEPGPEIGTVFEVATLVGVRLFDVDESELAIHNARLDEKLTLLPKSVRASKQEVNDDF
- a CDS encoding IS6 family transposase, translating into MIDSKGTHFPKDVILFAIFFYLRYQVSYRDLEEIMEERGVDVDHGTLNRWVVKFAPLLATQAQSRKKPTAESWRMDETYIKVKGKWTYYYRAVDNTGKTLDFMLSERRNKAAARRFFKRAIGTNGVPDRVVIDKSGANLAGLESVNVILKFMGSGNTIKILQVKYLNNIIEQDHRFVKRITGPMLGFKAFHSAEATLAGIETAHMIRKGQLHANGLTAFQQFAALAA